A DNA window from Strix aluco isolate bStrAlu1 chromosome 6, bStrAlu1.hap1, whole genome shotgun sequence contains the following coding sequences:
- the INHA gene encoding inhibin alpha chain, protein MVMLLLLHLLPAMLPTAALASCTGAGADRQLILAKVRARVLEHLSPPVLQEEPQKDARKLHRRDVLENAEVEPEELEDTSQVILFPSTDVPCEPTQPDKLLEEEGIFTYLFQPSAHTLSRVVTSAQLWFYTGPSAVPNHSAPDVLTLSPQGRVPVTAMVVRTPEHWTVFHFAPALLPQLSQPLFVLLVRCPGCPCLAEGDKMPFLVATTRAKGSERARRSAMPWSPAALSLLQRPSEDLAAHTNCRRASLNISFEELGWDKWIVHPSSFVFQYCHGSCAEGHGLSHRLGVQLCCAALPGTMRSLRVRTTSDGGYSFKYETVPNILAQDCTCI, encoded by the exons ATGGTCATGCTGCTCCTCCTGCACCTGCTGCCTGCCATGCTGCCCACCGCCGCCCTGGCCAGCTGCACTGGGGCTGGTGCTGATCGGCAGCTCATCCTGGCCAAGGTGCGGGCTCGGGTGCTGGAGCATCTGAGCCCTCCAGTTCTCCAGGAGGAGCCCCAGAAGGATGCAAGGAAGCTGCACCGGAGAGATGTCCTTGAAAATGCCGAAGTCGAGCCAGAGGAGCTGGAGGACACTTCCCAGGTGATCCTCTTCCCTTCCACAG ATGTGCCCTGCGAGCCCACGCAGCCAGACAAGCTACTGGAGGAAGAAGGGATTTTCACCTACCTCTTCCAGCCCTCGGCACACACCCTGAGCCGTGTGGTGACCTCTGCCCAGCTCTGGTTTTACACCGGCCCCTCGGCTGTCCCCAACCACTCTGCCCCCGACGTGCTGACCCTGTCACCGCAGGGCCGCGTGCCGGTGACGGCCATGGTGGTGCGGACGCCCGAGCACTGGACAGTGTTTCACTTCGCCCCGGCACTGCTGCCCCAGCTCTCGCAGCCGCTCTTCGTGCTCTTGGTGCGCTGCCCTGGCTGCCCCTGCCTGGCTGAGGGGGACAAGATGCCCTTCTTGGTGGCCACCACCCGGGCCAAGGGCAGTGAGAGGGCTCGTCGCTCCGCCATGCCCTGGTCCCCCGCCGCCCTGAGCCTGCTGCAGCGCCCGTCCGAGGACCTGGCTGCCCACACTAACTGCCGCCGGGCGTCCCTCAACATCTCCTtcgaggagctgggctgggacaAGTGGATCGTGCATCCCAGCAGCTTCGTTTTCCAGTACTGCCACGGGAGCTGCGCTGAGGGCCACGGGCTGAGCCACCGCCTGGGCGTGCAGCTCTGCTGCGCTGCCCTGCCCGGCACCATGCGCTCCCTGCGCGTCCGCACCACCTCCGATGGCGGGTACTCCTTCAAGTACGAGACAGTGCCCAACATCCTGGCCCAGGACTGCACCTGCATCTAG
- the LOC141925207 gene encoding gap junction gamma-1 protein-like, with protein sequence MSWSFLTRLLEEINNHSTFVGKIWLTVLIVFRIVLTAVGGESIYYDEQSKFVCNTQQPGCENVCYDAFAPLSHVRFWIFQIIMVATPSVLYLGFAMHHIGRMPESSRRRTPAARQARMPVVRRGAGRDYEEAEDDNEEDPMIFEEIEVEKEKGPEGGEKHDGRRRIKQNGLMRAYVLHLLCRSLLETAFLFGQYQLYRFEVTPSYLCNRSPCPHTVDCFVSRPTEKTIFLLVMYAVSGLCLFLNLCELVHLGVGRIRDALSQSDGPPLPAGGSPMPQYPKKAPSAPPTYHSLKKEPPRAPLPDGKLDYRESLGQVAAAGRFALAGAPPAHELDRLREHLRLAQEHLEVAFHLQPPLRPPSPACSSSPEANSIAAEQNRLNLAHEKGTATCERTTGL encoded by the exons ATGAGCTGGAGTTTCCTGACGCGGCTCCTGGAGGAGATCAACAACCACTCAACCTTTGTGGGCAAGATCTGGCTGACCGTGCTCATTGTCTTCCGCATCGTACTCACGGCTGTGGGGGGCGAGTCCATCTACTACGACGAGCAGAGCAAGTTTGTTTGCAACACGCAGCAGCCGGGCTGTGAGAACGTCTGCTACGATGCCTTCGCCCCGCTCTCCCATGTCCGCTTCTGGATCTTCCAGATCATCATGGTGGCCACACCGTCGGTCCTCTACCTGGGCTTCGCCATGCACCACATCGGCCGCATGCCCGAGTCCTCGCGGCGCCGGACACCGGCAGCCCGGCAGGCACGCATGCCGGTGGTGCGCCGGGGAGCCGGGCGGGACTACGAGGAGGCGGAGGACGATAATGAAGAAGACCCCATGATCTTTGAGGAGATTGAGGTGGAGAAGGAGAAGGGCCCAGAGGGTGGAGAGAAGCACGACGGCCGGCGCCGCATCAAGCAGAACGGGCTGATGCGTGCCTATGTCCTGCACTTGCTGTGCCGCTCGCTGCTGGAGACGGCTTTCCTCTTCGGGCAGTACCAGCTGTACCGCTTCGAGGTGACCCCCTCCTATCTCTGCAACCGCAGCCCCTGCCCGCACACCGTCGACTGCTTTGTCTCCCGCCCCACTGAGAAGACCATCTTCCTCCTCGTCATGTACGCCGTCAGTgggctctgcctcttcctcaaCCTCTGCGAGCTTGTGCACCTCGGCGTGGGGCGCATCCGGGATGCCCTGAGCCAGTCCGATGGCCCCCCGCTGCCGGCTGGCGGCAGCCCCATGCCGCAGTACCCCAAGAAAGCCCCCAGCGCACCCCCCACCTACCACTCGCTGAAGAAGGAGCCACCGCGAGCCCCGCTGCCTGACGGCAAGCTGGACTACCGGGAGAGCCTGGGCCAGGTGGCGGCAGCCGGGCGCTTCGCCCtggccggggctcccccggcgcaCGAGCTGGACCGGCTGCGTGAGCACCTGCGCCTGGCCCAGGAGCACCTGGAGGTGGCCTTCCACCTCCAGCCCCCCCTGcggccccccagccctgcctgcagcagcagccccgagGCCAACAGCATCGCCGCCGAGCAGAACCGCCTCAACCTCGCCCACGAGAAGGGGACCGCCACCTGCGAGCGGACCACGG ggctgtga